The following nucleotide sequence is from Streptomyces leeuwenhoekii.
GGAGAGCGTGCGCCTGGAGGTCGCGCGGTGACCTGGCTGGCCGCCGCGTCGACGGCCGTCCCGCCGGAGACCACGCAACAGGCGCTGGGCTACCCGTCGTTGTTCCTGCTGGTGCTCATCGGGGCGCTGGTGCCGGTGGTGCCGACGGGCGCGCTGGTGAGTTCGGCGGCGGTGGTGGCCTTCCACCAGACGGCGCCGTTCGCGCTGGCGCTGGTGTTCGTGACGGCGTCGCTGGCCGCCTTCCTCGGGGACGTGGCGCTGTACTGGCTGGGGCGGCGCGGCATGGGCTCGAAGAACGGCTCGCGCTGGCTGGCGGCGATCCGGGCGCGGGCGCCGGAGGACCGGCTGGCGCAGGCGCAGGAGAAGCTGGCCGGCCACGGGGTCGCGGTGCTGGTGCTGTCCCGGCTGGTGCCGGCGGGCCGGATCCCGGTGATGCTGGCCTGCCTGATGGCGCGGTGGCCGCTGCGCCGTTTCGTCCGGGGCAATCTGCCGGCCTGTCTGGCCTGGACGGTGACGTACCAGCTCATCGGCATCCTGGGCGGTTCGCTGTTCCCGGAGCCGTGGGAGGGCGTGGCCGCGGCGGTCGCGCTGACGGTGCTGGTCAGCGCGGCGCCGGGGGTGTGGAGGCGGCTGCGGGGGACGGCCGCTCGGTAGCGCTACTCCAGCACCCGCGAGCCGCCCACCGGCAGGTCCCACAGGTCCTCCCGGGGCAGGCCCGCCCGCTCCCAGGCGGCGCGGACCCGGATGAGCGGCTCCAGGACCGGCTCGGCGGACAGCACGAACGTTCCCCAGTGCATGGGGGCCATGCGGCGGGCGCCCACGTCCTGTGCGGCGCGGACCGCCTCCTCCGGGTCGCAGTGGACGTCGCGCAGCCACCAGCGGGGGTCGTAGGCGCCGATGGGGAGCAGGGCGAGGTCGATGCCGGGGTAGCGGTCACCGATGCGGGAGAACCAGTGGCCGTAGCCGGTGTCGCCGGCGAAGTACACGCGCTGTCCGGCGGGGGCGGTGAGGACCCAGCCGCCCCACAGGGTGCGGCAGGTGTCGGTGAGGCTGCGCTTGGACCAGTGGTGGGCGGGGACGAAGTCGAAGCGAACGCCGTGCAGTTCGGCCGCCTCCCACCAGTCCAGCTCGGTGACGCGGGTGAAGCGGCGGCGGTGGAACCAGCGGCCGAGTCCGGCCGGCACGAACACCGGGGTGTCGCGCGGGAGTCTGCGCAGCGTGGGCGCGTCCAGGTGGTCGTAGTGGTTGTGGCTGATGACGACCGCGTCGATGTGGGGCAGGGCTTCCCAGGCGACGCCGACGGGGGTGACGCGGGCGGGCGTGCCGATGATGCGCCGGGACCAGACGGGATCGGTGAGCACGGTCAGCCCTCCGATCCGCACCACCCAACTGGCGTGTCCCGCCCAGGTGACGGCGACGGTGCGGGCGTCGACGCGGGGCAGCGGGCCGGGCTCGAACGGCAGCCGGGGGATGTCGGCGAGCCCTTCGGGCCCGGGTCTGACGGCGCCCTCGCGGGCGAACCGGGCGAACGCCTTCAGGCCGGGCAGCGGGGCGGTCAGCCGGTCGTGGAAGGTCCGCGGCCACACCCGCCGCTCGGCCGGCGGGCGGGGCTCGGCGAGCGGCGGGAGGGGGCCCGCCGCGGATGACGTGACCGCCTGAGCGCCGGTGTCCTCGGGGGGCGCGCTCGTGCTGGTGATCGTGGTCGACTCGGGCTGCTGCGTCATCGAGGAGGCTCCCATCGCTGAGCGTCGCGGAGGTCGTCGAAGACCGACTTCACGGTGATCAACGCGCGTTGCACCTGTGGCAGTTCCAGCGGTGCGGGTGAGCTGAGGCAGGCCGCGCGTTCGTCCTCCGTGCCGCCCAGCAGGGGGCTGGTGGACAGCCGAACGCGCAGGGCGCCGAGGTCGTCGCCGAAGCGGTGGCCGCCGGGCGCGGGCATGCCGAGCCGGCCGGTCAGGAAGTCCTCCAGGTCCTGGGCATCGCCGACGCCGCGCGCGGCGAGCGCGCCGCGCAGCGGGGCCAGATCGGCGTACAGGTGGCGTCCGGCGCGCGGGGGGCGGGCGAGGGCGCCCGCCGCGACGACGGTGGCGTGCGCGGCGGCGGCCACACGCGCGTGCAGCCGTACGGCCGCCGCGCGGTGCTCGGTGAGCGGCTCGGGCTCGGCCAGGGCGTACCCGGCCGCGGCGGCGACCGGCGCGGCGACGCGCGCGTCGAGGGCGGTGAGCACGTCCAGCACGCGCGCGTGGAGGCCGTCCCCGGCGGCGGAGGCGGGGAAGCGGGCGACGGCGGCCGGCCAGCCGGCCGGGAGCAGGGCGCCGGTCAGGTCGGTGACGACGGTGACCCGCTCGGGCAGCATCTCGGCGGGGCTGAGCAGCACCGTGTCGCGGGGTTCGTGCAGGGTGTCGCGCCAGGTCTCGTCGCTGGCCAGGTGGAGCCCTGCGGCGGCGGCGGCCTCCACGGTCTCGTGCAGCAGCTCGGGCGGGGCGACGGTGGCGGTGGGGTCGTCGGCGACGGAGAGCACCAGCAGGCGCGGGTCGCCGCCCTCGGCGCGGACCCGGCGCACGGTCTCCAGCAGGGCGTACGGGTCGGGGACACCGCCGCACTCGGCGGGCGTGGGCACGTGGAAGGCGGGTCGCCCCAGCAGACGGGCGTAGGGCCCCCACCAGGCGGCGCAGGGGCGCGGGACGAGGACGTCGCCGCCGAGCGCGGCGGTCAGCGCCAGCAGCAGGGCGGGGGCGCCGGGCGCGGCGGCCACGGCGGCGGGCTCGCAGGACAGTCCGCGCCGGGCCCAGTAGCCGCAGGCGGCCTCCCGCAGGGCGGGGCCGCCGCCGACCGGTTCGCCCGCGGTCCGGGACGCCGCCGCGGCGAGGACCGCGGACAGCTCGGGCGGCACGGGCAGCCCGTCGCCGGGAAGCGGTGGCCCGTAGCGGACGGGGCCGTGGCCTTCGGTGGCCGTCCGCCGCATGCCTCACCTCCGCGCAGTCCGTGGCCCGGTGCCGTGTCTTCCCGCCGCCTCGCGTACGTCCGTGGCCGTCGGCCGGGTGGGCGACCACGGGCACTGAGTACCCACGGCGGCGCCCGGTCATGAGCGCGGGGCGGCGTTGCGCGGATCACAGCGACGGGCGCACCGGCGCGCGGTCCGGTCATCGCAGCCGGCTTCCCGGGTGCGCGGCGAAGGCGCCTCGTCGGGCCCGCAGCCGGTGGACGGCGGCTCCGGCCGCGCCGGCGATCAGGAGGCCGCCGGCGACCAGCGCGGGCACGGAGCGGGTGAAGGCGCCGCCGTGCCCGGCCCGCACGCCGTGCCGGGCGGTGGCGCCGCCGCAGGGCTCTTCCTCGGGTCCGTGCGGTGCGGCGGGGGTGGGGCAAGGGCGGGGGGTGCCGCCGGCGCAGGAGCCGTCGTGCCCCGCGCCCTCGGGGCACGGCCCGGCGGTGCCGCCGGGCCGCGCGACCATGAGTTTCGCGCTCCAGGGCGCGCCCCGCCCGCCGTCGGCCGGGGCCGGGCAGGTGCCGTCGACGGTCCACGCCGAGTCCGTTCCGGCCGCGTCCGCAGCGCCCTCGAAGTCCTCGGCCGGGGCGATCCGGGCCGTGCCGCGGTAGGCGGCGCCGGGTGCCGTGGCGTCGCCGCCGGAGACCTTGCGGAGCGGGACGGAGCCCCCGTCGAAGGCCTCCGAGGTGGCGTCGAGGGCGGCGGGCGCGGCACCCCCGGCGGCGTCGCAGGTGACGGAGACGGTGACGCTGTCGCCGGGGGCGGCGGCTCCGGGGGCGACCTTCGCGGCCGGCTCCCCGGGCCGGCCCGGCTCCACCGGCTGTCCGGCACCACCCGAGTCCGGCTCCACGGGCTGCCCGGCATCCTCCGAGCCCGGCTCCACGGGCTCCCCCGCATCTTCCGAGCCCGGCTCCACCGGTGCGCCCCCGCCCGGGTCGTCCGGCACCAGCAGCTCGGCGGCGCCTTCCGTCCCCAGCTCTCCCGCATCTCCCGGTTCACCCACTTCTCCCGGCGCGACCGGGTCCGCTGCGGGCTCGGCGGCCCGCTCGCCCGGCACTCCCGGCTCCCCGGCGGCATCCGCGCCCGGCCCTCCCGGCTCCCAGCTCTCCGCCGAGTCCTCGGACCCCGCTGCATCCCCGGGCTCCGGGGCGGACTCGGCGACCCGCTCGCCCAGCGCCCGTGGCCGCGGCTGCGCGGCGCTCGCTATGCGCGGCTCCTCGGGCGCCCCGGGTGCCGCGGTGGCGGCCGCGGCGGGGACCCCCAGGGCTGCGCTGGCCAGGACGGCGGCGGACAGGGCGCGGGCGGTGCGGCGCATGGGACGGGCTCCTTCGAGCGACGGCAGCGGGGGCACGTCCTTCGCGCCCCCGTTGAGCCATCACAGCCCGCCCGTCGCCGCCCCGCGCGCGGCCGGGCACCATTCGCGCGACGGTGCCGCCCGTTCGGGTGAGACGGGGTACGGGGTGCACGGACTCGCGCATCACCTGTTGCCGCGGCGTGGCCGCACCCGGGCCGTCCCGGCCGATCGTCTCGGCCACGCCGGGGGCGATCTGGCCCAGGGGCTCCTGGCTTCCGCCGCAGCCGCGGCCGTCACGCGAGCCGTTCGGCCACCGGCAGCCAGGTTTCGACGATCGCATCGTGGAGCGCGTGCCCCGCGGGCCGTCGGCGAGCGGCCGCGGCGACGCAGGGGGCAGGGCGGCGGGCGCGGAGGGCGGCGGCCCGGGCGTTCGGCAAACTTTGCCGACTGCCCACCCCGCCATGTGTCATGCGTGTCACTCAAGTCACAGATGACAGGCGATCAGTGCAAGTTACATCTGAAGACGGGGGATCGCCTGGGATGCCGGCGCAAGACGCCTGATTCACCGTCCCTTCGCAGGAAAGCGCGAGCGAATTCCGTTGATTGACGCTCCGTCAGGTCCGCGACCCTACGTGTTTCTTGTTCATGGAATCGATAGTTCCGCGGGTCATGTAGCGACAATGTGAAGGCGCACCGGCTGGTGCGCCTTCGTTCTGCGTGAGCCGCCGGGCTGCTCATGCCGGGCTCCGGGGGCTGCGCTTCTTCACAGAGGGGGACGCACATGAGGGGGACGCACA
It contains:
- a CDS encoding MBL fold metallo-hydrolase yields the protein MTQQPESTTITSTSAPPEDTGAQAVTSSAAGPLPPLAEPRPPAERRVWPRTFHDRLTAPLPGLKAFARFAREGAVRPGPEGLADIPRLPFEPGPLPRVDARTVAVTWAGHASWVVRIGGLTVLTDPVWSRRIIGTPARVTPVGVAWEALPHIDAVVISHNHYDHLDAPTLRRLPRDTPVFVPAGLGRWFHRRRFTRVTELDWWEAAELHGVRFDFVPAHHWSKRSLTDTCRTLWGGWVLTAPAGQRVYFAGDTGYGHWFSRIGDRYPGIDLALLPIGAYDPRWWLRDVHCDPEEAVRAAQDVGARRMAPMHWGTFVLSAEPVLEPLIRVRAAWERAGLPREDLWDLPVGGSRVLE
- a CDS encoding DedA family protein — its product is MTWLAAASTAVPPETTQQALGYPSLFLLVLIGALVPVVPTGALVSSAAVVAFHQTAPFALALVFVTASLAAFLGDVALYWLGRRGMGSKNGSRWLAAIRARAPEDRLAQAQEKLAGHGVAVLVLSRLVPAGRIPVMLACLMARWPLRRFVRGNLPACLAWTVTYQLIGILGGSLFPEPWEGVAAAVALTVLVSAAPGVWRRLRGTAAR
- a CDS encoding aminotransferase class I/II-fold pyridoxal phosphate-dependent enzyme encodes the protein MRRTATEGHGPVRYGPPLPGDGLPVPPELSAVLAAAASRTAGEPVGGGPALREAACGYWARRGLSCEPAAVAAAPGAPALLLALTAALGGDVLVPRPCAAWWGPYARLLGRPAFHVPTPAECGGVPDPYALLETVRRVRAEGGDPRLLVLSVADDPTATVAPPELLHETVEAAAAAGLHLASDETWRDTLHEPRDTVLLSPAEMLPERVTVVTDLTGALLPAGWPAAVARFPASAAGDGLHARVLDVLTALDARVAAPVAAAAGYALAEPEPLTEHRAAAVRLHARVAAAAHATVVAAGALARPPRAGRHLYADLAPLRGALAARGVGDAQDLEDFLTGRLGMPAPGGHRFGDDLGALRVRLSTSPLLGGTEDERAACLSSPAPLELPQVQRALITVKSVFDDLRDAQRWEPPR